The Apium graveolens cultivar Ventura chromosome 11, ASM990537v1, whole genome shotgun sequence genome has a window encoding:
- the LOC141695188 gene encoding uncharacterized protein LOC141695188, translated as MANKRMTRLAKMNVARKSNDFPIRSRYTSLIDMINTRGDEYPYDAHLDAHDHISALRDPKELEKLSSCFKIKEPFKLVLAGPADRACQWKKDALCVYRDTLRAGIRLPFHPFIPLLLADVGISPCQLPPNSWRLILCYLSQCAKHNVPTSVAVFRKIFQFKNSPDKSPGWVSINQRPTIPHIVNGKSIPDNNLGWKKDFLFVIWKGGDWGSLFRSSFGLAVDGSPNDITLSEEEARGFNLLTQDNGTSHCWDLIRETVLVERGLSPVNKKMAEKIEEATKPKDLETTRMKRAGKVFKDPRLGDHFPEFLLQAMEPSEEGPSQVLRTKQRSGAYFQPAWGIRGKDSIVGSTALSKEWSKHSISPVDYQDFVLQQDLEGNELFGAQALATANAHFQGAIHQAKAWKVGLEDANKKLEEANQKIEALEAQLASSTSDLETARAENVILKAQKDKAFDGWMDTQEFKDLMVEHDALLHPVSYKEGWDAAVEAIQDEFPEVLEQSPFPCPVRVPELGGVTEKLAVMIKDGEEEDSSEEEFEPVAKKARVEEPSKAAPQQPTSSAEGNSTGTSEGTTETSEETTETSEETSDSGSEESQPSKA; from the exons atggctaacaaaagaatgactcgcttggccaagatgaacgtggctagaaagtccaacgattttcctattcgatcgaggtatacttccttaatcgacatgatcaacactcgaggggacgagtatccgtatgatgcgcatctggacgcgcacgatcatattagtgctttacgggatcccaaggagctggaaaagttgagcagctgcttcaaaatcaaggagccttttaagctggttcttgcgggtccggccgacagggcctgtcagtggaagaaggacgcgctatgcgtctatagggacactctaagggcaggtattagactcccttttcatccattcattcctttgctactggctgatgtgggcatcagcccttgccaacttccccctaattcctggaggttgattctgtgctatctgtcgcaatgcgccaagcacaacgtccccacttctgttgctgtcttcaggaagatttttcagttcaaaaacagccctgataaaagtccgggttgggtttctatcaaccagcgccccactatcccccatatcgtgaatgggaagtccatccctgacaacaacttggggtggaagaaagattttttgtttgttatttggaaaggtggagattggggctccttgtttcgatcatcctttgggctggccgtggacgggagcccaaatgacataactttgtctgaggaggaggctagaggtttcaacctccttacgcaagacaacggcacttcccattgttgggaccttattcgggagaccgtcctggtagaacgcggcctttcgcccgttaataagaaaa tggctgagaagattgaggaggctaccaagccgaaggacctggagacaaccaggatgaagagggctgggaaggtctttaaagaccctcgacttggtgatcacttccctgagttcctccttcaggcaatggagccaagcgaggaaggccccagccaagttttgcgcaccaagcagaggtcaggggcctattttcaacctgcctgggggatccggggcaaggactctatcgtgggcagcacggcgctgtccaaggaatggtctaagcattccatctccccggtggactatcaagattttgtccttcaacaggacttagaggggaatgagctatttggagcccaggctctggcgacg gctaacgcccatttccagggggcaattcaccaagctaaagcttggaaggttggcctggaagatgccaacaagaagttggaagaggccaaccaaaaaatagaggcccttgaagctcaactggcctcttccacttctgacctagagacggcccgggccgaaaatgtcattctgaaggcgcagaaggacaaagcctttgatggctggatggacacccaagaattcaaggacttgatggtggagcatgatgcccttcttcacccagttagctataaagagggctgggatgctgctgtggaggccatccaggatgagtttccagaggtccttgagcagtccccctttccttgccctgtgcgggttccagagcttggaggtgttaccgagaagcttgctgttatgatcaaggatggagaggaggaagattcttccgaagaggagtttgagcctgtcgctaagaaggccagggtggaagagccttcaaaagcagcgcctcaacagccaacATCTTCTGCAGAGGGAAattctacagggacttcggaggggacaaccgagacgtccgaagaaacgactgagacttccgaggagacttcggatagtggttctgaggaatctcagccttccaaggcctaa